One window of the Podospora pseudocomata strain CBS 415.72m chromosome 7, whole genome shotgun sequence genome contains the following:
- the DRS1 gene encoding nucleolar DEAD-box protein required for synthesis of 60S ribosomal subunit (COG:A; EggNog:ENOG503NXAQ) has protein sequence MAPVQKKRKTVDDDFILTISDNEEIPNEEEDVEVAAAAARPKKKTKTVKKEKKGKKGKKQQRQEGEDEEEEEEKDDKEAVWDDGAMDSDFEFALEGVNDFGEEFDGAWGFDDAKKNMLKGGENKVMVDLDAIIERRRAKKEAKAGKKKEEEKEEEVEEEDEEIAEVDLDDDDDEVLAEDGFGMGVGSDVEEEEEEPKDGSDSEDEDEEKDGEADDDDDAASDNDSVATPINHPDDEKDSESEDDEEDAEEAAKRKEFFADEDDVKQEKGVHSSFLEMSLSRPILKGLNSVGFTKPTPIQSKTIPIALMGKDVVGGAVTGSGKTGAFLVPILERLLYRSKKVATTRVVILAPTRELAIQCHAVGVKLASHTDIKFCLAVGGLSLKVQEQELRLRPDVVIATPGRFIDHMRNSASFAVETVEILVLDEADRMLEDGFADELNEILTTLPKSRQTMLFSATMTSSVDRLIRAGLNKPVRIQVDSQKKTASNLRQEFVRLRPGREKKRMGYLVHICKTLYTERVIIFFRQKKIAHETRIIFGLLGMSCAELHGSMNQAQRIASVEAFRDGKVNFLLATDLASRGLDIKGVDTVINYEAPQNLEIYIHRIGRTARAGRSGVALTLAAEPDRKVVKAAVRAGKAQGAKITSRIIEASDADKWQDQIDEMEGEIKEIMQEEKEEKQLQQVEMQVKKGENMIKYEEEIASRPKRTWFETQDDKRAAKLAGREELNGIREQLKKKSQGKLSNKDKKKLDAKQEMKEGRTWKKGKEERAGKGAVLNLSKVKKPKTKGPAGKKSFKRR, from the exons ATGGCGCCCGTtcaaaagaagagaaaaaccgtcgacgacgacttcatcctcaccatctccgACAATGAGGAAATCCCaaacgaggaggaggacgtcgaggttgccgctgccgccgctcggccaaaaaagaagaccaagactgtgaagaaggagaaaaagggcaagaaggggaagaagcaacaacgacaggagggggaggatgaggaagaagaggaggagaaggacgacAAGGAGGCTGTTTGGGATGATGGCGCTATGGATTCCGACTTTGAGTTTGCGCTCGAAGGTGTGAACGACTTTGGGGAAGAATTCGACGGCGCGTGGGGTTTTGACGATGCGAAGAAGAATATGCTCAAGGGGGGCGAGAATAAGGTTATGGTTGATTTGGATGCTATCattgagaggaggagggcgaagaaggaggccaaggctggaaagaagaaggaggaggagaaggaggaggaagtggaagaagaggatgaggagattgcGGAAGTGGAccttgacgacgatgatgatgaggtgttGGCGGAGGATGGCTTTGGTATGGGCGTGGGGTctgatgtcgaggaggaggaggaggagccaaAAGACGGTTCCGAttctgaggatgaggacgaggagaaggatggcgaggccgacgacgacgacgatgctGCTTCGGACAATGACTCGGTCGCGACACCCATCAATCACCCCGACGACGAGAAAGACTCCGAATCcgaagacgatgaagaagatgccgaggaggctgctaAGAGGAAAGAGTTCTTTGCCGATGAGGACGACGTCAAGCAAGAAAAGGGCGTCCACAGTTCCTTCCTTGAGATGTCGCTTTCCCGTCCTATTCTCAAGGGTCTGAACTCGGTCGGATTCACAAAACCCACGCCAATTCAGTCCAAGACAATACCAATCGCGCTCATGGGCAAGGATGTTGTCGGTGGTGCCGTGACTGGTTCCGGTAAAACGGGTGCCTTCCTCGTACCCATTCTCGAGCGTCTCCTCTACCGGTCAAAGAAGGTTGCGACAACCAGAGTCGTCATTTTGGCGCCAACGCGTGAATTGGCCATTCAGTGCCACGCTGTCGGTGTCAAGCTGGCATCGCACACAGACATCAAGTTCTGTCTGGCTGTTGGTGGTCTTAGTTTGAAGGTTCAAGAACAGGAGCTGCGCCTGAGACCTGATGTGGTCATCGCCACCCCTGGTCGTTTCATTGATCATATGCGCAACTCTGCCAGCTTTGCTGTTGAGACTGTCGAGATTCTGGTGCTTGATGAGGCCGACAGAATGCTCGAAGACGGGTTCGCGGATGAACTGAACGAaattctcaccaccctccccaagtCGAGGCAAACGATGCTCTTCTCGGCCACCATGACATCGTCCGTTGACAGGCTCATTCGTGCCGGTCTCAACAAGCCTGTCCGCATCCAGGTTGATTCTCAAAAGAAGACTGCCAGCAACCTCAGACAAGAGTTTGTGCGGTTGCGGCCGGGCCGTGAGAAGAAGCGTATGGGATACCTGGTACACATTTGCAAGACCCTTTACACAGAGCGCGTCATTATTTTCTTCAGGCAAAAGAAGATTGCGCATGAGACTCGCATCATCTTTGGTCTTTTAGGCATGAGCTGCGCAGAGCTTCACGGCAGCATGAACCAAGCACAG CGTATTGCTAGTGTTGAAGCATTCAGAGACGGCAAGGTCAATTTCCTTTTAGCTACAGATTTGGCCTCTCGTGGTTTGGATATCAAGGGTGTTGACACTGTCATCAACTACGAGGCCCCTCAAAACTTGGAAATCTACATCCATCGTATCGGTCGTACTGCCCGTGCGGGCCGTAGCGGCGTTGCCCTCACGCTGGCAGCCGAGCCCGACCGCAAGGTTGTCAAGGCGGCTGTCAGGGCCGGTAAGGCTCAGGGCGCAAAGATTACCAGCAGAATCATCGAGGCATCTGATGCCGACAAGTGGCAAGATCAGATTGACGAGATGGAGggcgagatcaaggagatcatgcaggaagagaaggaggagaagcaacTTCAACAAGTGGAGATGCAGGTCAAGAAGGGTGAGAACATGATCAAGTACGAAGAGGAGATCGCCTCGCGACCCAAGCGTACATGGTTCGAGACCCAGGATGACAAGAGAGCCGCCAAACTTGCGGGCCGCGAAGAGCTCAACGGCATAAGGGAacagctcaagaagaagagccaAGGCAAGCTGAGCAACAAGgataagaagaagctcgatgCCAAGCAAGAAATGAAGGAAGGCAGGACAtggaagaagggcaaggaagAGAGAGCTGGAAAGGGGGCGGTCCTGAACCTTTCCAAGGtgaagaagcccaagacgAAGGGGCCGGCTGGCAAGAAGTCGTTCAAGAGGAGGTAG
- the NUT2 gene encoding RNA polymerase II mediator complex subunit (COG:K; EggNog:ENOG503P6MC), with product MAPVTSDLPQVQDSVSTTLTLLFQTLTNISLYDSAGRPSAPVLASDLTALDDSLLKVSRLANALPPSAVPGIPLPLMEYVENGRNPDIYTREFVELVRRLNHLTRGKMHAFRDFRDVLAREMAAAMPEVKEDAMRVVEETGGKGPVLLGDEEGKTEGR from the exons ATGGCACCCGTAacctccgacctcccccaAGTCCAAG ACTCCGTCTcaacaaccctaaccctcctcttccaaacCCTAACCAACATCTCCCTCTACGACTCCGCCGGCCGCCCCTCCGCCCCGGTCCTAGCATCCGACCTCACAGCCCTAGAcgactccctcctcaaagTCTCCCGCCTAGCcaacgccctccccccctccgccgtgCCCggcatcccccttcccctcatGGAATACGTCGAAAACGGGCGAAACCCCGACATCTACACCAGAGAATTCGTCGAGCTGGTCAGGAGGTTGAACCATCTCACCAGAGGCAAGATGCACGCCTTTCGAGATTTCAGGGATGTCCTCGCGAGAGAGATGGCGGCGGCTATGCctgaggtgaaggaggatgcgatgagggtggtggaggagacgggaGGGAAGGGGCCGGTTTTGTtgggagacgaggaggggaagacggaggggaggtga